A single Phragmites australis chromosome 4, lpPhrAust1.1, whole genome shotgun sequence DNA region contains:
- the LOC133915740 gene encoding fe(2+) transport protein 1-like — MSPRTQLALLPLATLLLLVATPFLAYAQQTAPTDPAATDVCADPSVDGACHNVPKALRLKLIAIPTILVASVIGVCLPLFSRSVPALRPDRNLFVVVKAFASGVILATGYMHVLPDSFNNLSSPCLPKKPWGDFPFTTFVAMLAAVFTLMVDSLMLTFYSRSSKGGNTSGRRAGAAVADHESSAHGHWHSHGHGHGDIVAAESAVVPKPDGDEVSKVQLRRNRVVVQVLEMGIVVHSVVIGLGMGASQSVCTIRPLVAAMCFHQLFEGMGLGGCILQAEYGMKMKSALVFFFSTTTPFGIALGLALTKVYKENSPTALIVVGLLNAASAGLLHYMALVELLAADFMGPKLQGSVRLQLVCFLAVLLGAGGMSVMAKWA; from the exons ATGTCGCCGCGAACCCAGCTGGCTCTTCTACCTCTCGCCACACTACTACTCCTCGTCGCCACTCCCTTCCTCGCCTATGCGCAGCAGACGGCGCCGACCGACCCGGCGGCCACGGATGTCTGCGCGGACCCGTCGGTGGACGGCGCCTGCCACAACGTCCCGAAGGCGCTGCGCCTGAAGCTGATCGCCATCCCGACGATCCTCGTCGCCAGCGTGATCGGTGTGTGCCTGCCGCTCTTCTCCCGCTCCGTGCCGGCGCTTAGGCCCGACCGCAACCTCTTCGTCGTCGTCAAGGCCTTTGCGTCGGGGGTCATCCTCGCCACGGGGTACATGCACGTGCTCCCGGACTCCTTCAACAACCTCAGCTCCCCGTGCCTGCCGAAGAAGCCGTGGGGCGACTTCCCCTTCACCACCTTCGTCGCCATGCTCGCCGCCGTGTTCACGCTCATGGTGGACTCGCTCATGCTCACCTTCTACAGCCGGAGCAGCAAGGGCGGAAACACCTCTGGCCGACGCGCGGGCGCCGCGGTCGCCGACCACGAGAGCTCGGCGCACGGGCACTGGCATagccacggccacggccacgggGACATCGTCGCGGCTGAGTCCGCGGTGGTCCCCAAGCCCGACGGCGACGAGGTCAGCAAGGTGCAGCTGCGCCGGAACCGCGTGGTCGTTCAG GTTCTTGAGATGGGCATCGTGGTGCACTCGGTGGTGATCGGCCTGGGCATGGGCGCGTCCCAGAGCGTGTGCACCATCCGGCCGCTCGTGGCCGCGATGTGCTTTCACCAGCTCTTCGAGGGCATGGGCCTCGGTGGCTGCATCCTGCAGGCCGAGTACGGCATGAAGATGAAGTCGGCGCTGGTGTTCTTCTTCTCCACGACGACGCCGTTCGGGATCGCGCTGGGGCTGGCTCTGACCAAGGTGTACAAGGAGAACAGCCCCACGGCGCTGATCGTGGTGGGCCTGCTGAACGCGGCGTCGGCGGGGCTGCTGCACTACATGGCGCTGGTGGAGCTCCTGGCCGCCGACTTCATGGGTCCTAAGCTGCAGGGCAGCGTCAGGCTCCAGCTCGTCTGCTtcctcgccgtcctcctcggcgccggcggcatgTCCGTCATGGCCAAGTGGGCGTGA